Proteins encoded together in one Bacillota bacterium window:
- a CDS encoding fibronectin type III domain-containing protein — translation MVRIVGIKIIRIIGNRNLRGLLAALLAASVILLPFSQFLRYSTVFAQTIPMQPAPEKLRVEAIYNTPPDVQPPIGYNEFDGYYADLKWDPLKNPEPNIAQSKYMNFYLQEVAKPYKPTIPIVLKEANIPANPGSATTLRMKGLSSGTVYYTYATAWYTYVQNETSLKSPESVPSNMVKFLTDIQLEAYSYGIRQIKIIWDDVWESGRRIDYKLYISEDRSFTNTPPIYIRQFDIGPGRPVSVNENTGKLEYIYTVRDPGRVYYIKIMPDITDTELKHSKESNVVAVSSFILAKTTKMASTETGTIWKIEWSPVVTGLNTGDVKITYHIYRGVLDSNDIPQYVAAVDDTIFITTLLPEDENNYYFIIRAFVTRQGIDVYPGIKIESDKIIIRETEVPYIPAAPLLVDKFEDRDGRTIISYIEELKPDLATILWRVPETGKGTVDIDISYDIWLISDPNMIDSPPESTKIASSIKMTDANKVMDGSKLVGYKYNISNLTPNTIYYFKITAKKSFIDYEGERLEEITLSSEPVVKVIITPPEDIAYLPLVPGRPPLKLKKHPGQPDKYMITETTAVIQLKDKWYEEYNHSTGKWEYRAPEELGEEIIDQLEKGTGSNDYRIVQYDSGISLDVGCVEHKEGMSYSDIAKIPADKVKGFPAAPNDPYEDPLLNPDKKKHNIDIILTDLKPNTSYIVWVRAVRTAYALVSGPSDPIIITTTPELVVPVEKPTVPSFNYYHAGDNFVDLGWDFRAGYYYNIKYGTEDNINSAKGSAEVKPEDLFYAAYYRIKGLEQEKVYYFWIQAVAVGADGQKVPSDWSDSLVVKTLPYIPPETPRGFGVKNTKDAVTKDSITYEWIMEDGIEYIIEIAGDIDYNGSIEYKAGKVSEFTVEGLRSNYRYYARLYAYDPEKDLRSLPTQSVVCRTRRSLLDYDSDEYAEDVIKGDYIVKEYIIKDNTWNIRIEGINADMFIENMMNDNVVDYILDVTDTPYGTKHIVISISGRVFDAMYQLKENLIILNPVNQIVMRPGVFAGTNIKQFYNSNYEITITLKDEINGAIPESKLGGIKLKTDVTGLKIRIRNGQLFNPIYRLGNPLQIIYSYSGQEWNIPGVTTGLIYDMVLPGWEKTDTISEFDTDLDKGRLIFDMPVTGGMAVGDYTKDKYDDISASRYRTAINNVASAHELKSIKGNLFYIGKDLSVADAVKFILDVMDYDYGNNFLNAALRAGIISKTDLDMPEKGCTREKALFMAARLYELKTGEKAKPRENGPYPFKDMDKISPHFLDKVKFAIENGFMSYRISDMLEPDSVIMRGEFMGILEKVLEAAGELN, via the coding sequence CTGTTTTTGCTCAAACCATACCCATGCAGCCCGCACCTGAAAAATTAAGGGTTGAAGCTATATACAATACTCCGCCGGATGTTCAGCCTCCTATAGGTTATAATGAGTTTGACGGGTATTATGCAGATCTTAAATGGGACCCTTTAAAGAATCCTGAACCAAATATCGCACAGAGCAAATATATGAACTTTTACCTCCAGGAGGTTGCTAAACCTTATAAGCCTACTATACCCATTGTACTCAAAGAAGCAAATATACCGGCAAATCCTGGGTCTGCCACTACCTTGAGGATGAAGGGCCTTTCCTCGGGAACCGTATATTATACCTATGCTACAGCTTGGTACACATATGTGCAAAATGAAACCTCCCTTAAAAGCCCCGAATCAGTCCCTTCGAACATGGTCAAATTTCTTACCGATATCCAATTGGAAGCTTATTCATATGGTATAAGGCAAATCAAAATTATTTGGGACGATGTATGGGAATCCGGGCGGCGAATAGACTATAAATTGTATATTTCTGAAGACAGGAGTTTTACCAATACACCTCCAATATATATAAGGCAGTTTGATATTGGTCCTGGTAGACCAGTAAGCGTAAACGAAAATACCGGAAAATTGGAATATATTTATACTGTGAGAGACCCTGGAAGAGTCTATTATATAAAGATAATGCCAGATATAACCGACACTGAACTCAAACATTCTAAAGAGAGTAATGTGGTAGCGGTAAGCAGTTTTATCCTTGCCAAAACGACAAAGATGGCATCTACTGAAACTGGAACAATATGGAAAATAGAGTGGAGTCCGGTTGTTACAGGGCTGAATACAGGAGATGTTAAAATAACCTACCATATATATAGGGGAGTTCTTGATTCTAATGATATTCCACAATATGTAGCTGCAGTGGATGATACCATTTTTATTACTACTCTTTTACCTGAAGATGAAAATAACTATTATTTTATAATCAGGGCTTTTGTTACCAGGCAGGGAATAGATGTTTACCCTGGAATAAAAATTGAATCGGACAAAATTATTATACGGGAGACGGAAGTTCCCTACATTCCTGCTGCCCCCTTATTGGTAGATAAGTTTGAGGACAGGGATGGGAGAACTATAATAAGTTATATTGAAGAGTTAAAGCCTGATTTGGCAACCATACTTTGGAGAGTTCCCGAGACAGGAAAGGGGACGGTAGATATTGATATAAGCTACGATATATGGCTTATTAGTGATCCCAATATGATAGATTCTCCTCCTGAGAGCACAAAAATTGCTTCATCAATAAAAATGACTGACGCAAACAAGGTTATGGACGGAAGTAAACTGGTAGGATATAAATACAATATTTCTAACCTTACTCCAAATACAATATATTACTTTAAAATTACTGCTAAAAAATCTTTTATTGATTACGAAGGAGAACGGTTGGAAGAAATAACATTAAGCTCGGAACCGGTGGTTAAGGTTATAATAACACCGCCTGAAGACATTGCCTACCTCCCTCTTGTTCCCGGCAGGCCTCCGCTGAAACTTAAAAAACATCCGGGACAACCGGACAAATATATGATTACGGAAACTACAGCCGTAATACAGCTTAAGGATAAATGGTATGAAGAATATAATCACAGCACCGGGAAATGGGAGTACAGGGCACCTGAGGAATTGGGAGAAGAAATAATTGACCAGCTGGAGAAAGGTACCGGCAGCAATGATTACCGTATAGTCCAGTATGACAGTGGAATTTCTTTGGATGTAGGATGTGTGGAACACAAGGAAGGAATGTCTTACAGTGATATTGCGAAGATACCGGCAGATAAGGTTAAGGGTTTTCCTGCTGCCCCCAATGATCCTTATGAAGACCCACTACTAAACCCCGATAAGAAGAAGCATAATATTGACATTATTTTGACTGATCTTAAACCAAATACATCCTATATTGTATGGGTCAGGGCCGTAAGGACAGCATACGCCCTTGTTTCAGGACCTTCCGACCCCATAATTATTACTACAACCCCGGAACTTGTTGTACCTGTAGAAAAGCCTACAGTCCCATCGTTTAACTACTATCATGCCGGCGACAATTTTGTTGACCTGGGATGGGATTTTAGGGCAGGGTATTATTATAATATAAAATATGGCACAGAGGATAATATTAATTCTGCGAAAGGTTCTGCAGAAGTAAAACCGGAAGACTTGTTTTATGCTGCCTATTATAGAATAAAAGGTCTTGAACAGGAAAAGGTGTACTATTTCTGGATACAGGCTGTAGCTGTAGGAGCTGATGGGCAGAAGGTGCCTTCTGACTGGAGCGATTCTCTTGTTGTTAAAACATTACCGTATATACCTCCTGAAACACCACGCGGCTTTGGTGTAAAGAATACCAAAGATGCAGTAACAAAAGATAGTATTACATATGAATGGATTATGGAGGATGGAATTGAGTATATTATTGAAATAGCGGGTGATATAGATTATAACGGTTCCATAGAGTATAAAGCCGGTAAGGTATCTGAATTTACTGTGGAAGGTTTAAGGTCAAATTACAGGTACTATGCAAGGCTATATGCCTACGACCCTGAGAAAGACTTAAGGTCCCTTCCTACTCAAAGTGTTGTATGCAGGACCAGGAGGAGTCTTTTGGATTACGACTCTGATGAGTACGCAGAAGACGTAATAAAAGGAGACTACATTGTAAAAGAATATATTATAAAGGATAATACCTGGAATATAAGGATTGAAGGAATTAATGCAGATATGTTCATAGAAAACATGATGAATGATAATGTAGTTGATTATATACTAGATGTTACAGATACTCCTTACGGGACAAAACACATAGTTATATCAATTTCTGGCAGAGTTTTTGATGCAATGTATCAATTAAAAGAAAACCTAATAATACTAAATCCAGTAAACCAGATAGTTATGAGGCCTGGAGTTTTTGCAGGAACAAATATAAAACAATTTTACAATTCTAATTATGAAATAACAATTACATTAAAGGATGAAATAAATGGTGCAATTCCTGAAAGCAAACTAGGAGGTATTAAACTTAAAACAGATGTTACAGGACTTAAAATACGGATCAGGAATGGACAACTGTTTAACCCCATCTACAGGTTGGGTAATCCCTTACAGATTATATATTCTTATTCCGGACAGGAATGGAATATTCCCGGGGTTACTACAGGGTTAATCTATGATATGGTTTTACCCGGATGGGAAAAAACCGATACCATATCAGAATTTGATACAGATTTGGACAAAGGCCGCCTTATATTTGACATGCCTGTTACCGGTGGCATGGCTGTGGGGGACTATACAAAAGACAAATATGACGACATAAGTGCAAGCAGATACAGGACAGCCATTAATAATGTGGCTTCAGCCCATGAATTGAAAAGCATAAAAGGAAACCTTTTTTATATAGGTAAAGATCTTTCAGTAGCAGATGCAGTTAAGTTTATATTGGATGTAATGGACTACGATTATGGGAATAATTTCCTTAATGCTGCTTTAAGGGCGGGAATTATTAGTAAAACAGACCTGGATATGCCCGAGAAAGGCTGCACCAGGGAGAAAGCCTTGTTTATGGCAGCCCGGCTTTATGAGCTAAAAACGGGAGAAAAGGCGAAACCACGAGAAAATGGACCATATCCTTTTAAAGATATGGACAAAATTTCACCACATTTTCTTGATAAAGTAAAATTTGCAATCGAAAACGGGTTTATGTCATACAGAATCAGCGACATGTTAGAACCGGACAGCGTTATAATGAGAGGCGAGTTTATGGGAATTCTTGAGAAGGTGCTTGAGGCTGCCGGGGAATTGAATTAG
- a CDS encoding YwmB family TATA-box binding protein, whose amino-acid sequence MKKAFFIFILSLIITTLVFTIYYFKMHNDLCLPETMLLELFKNSGAKFVNSEMNFQAKLNKECQNEEYLNRLMEDLTNSLGLDKNFESDLDIVENDFMQKLEINGETEYKEIVNICIELIKGQGENLAQNKYTEGIVNLSITETESCPYSRLQDIRKHVEAVFTRYKIKPEVNCTIIGCFEGKLDNKGMNEVCKNVFSTVEARKVGGFAEKNLINVSAYSPAIGSFIEVNGNRTNIHINFRYSSYEKKTFVWIGIPVIIK is encoded by the coding sequence ATGAAAAAGGCTTTTTTTATTTTTATCTTAAGCCTGATTATTACTACATTAGTATTTACAATATACTATTTTAAAATGCATAATGATTTATGTTTGCCTGAAACAATGCTGCTTGAATTATTTAAAAACTCCGGCGCCAAATTTGTTAACAGCGAAATGAATTTCCAGGCAAAACTTAATAAGGAGTGTCAAAATGAAGAGTATTTGAATAGACTAATGGAGGATTTAACTAATAGTTTAGGGCTTGATAAGAATTTCGAAAGTGATTTGGATATTGTTGAAAATGACTTTATGCAAAAACTGGAAATAAATGGAGAAACAGAATATAAAGAAATTGTAAATATTTGTATTGAATTAATAAAAGGGCAGGGGGAGAACTTAGCGCAAAATAAATACACAGAAGGAATTGTTAATCTTTCTATAACTGAAACTGAAAGTTGCCCTTACAGCAGGCTTCAAGATATTCGAAAACATGTTGAAGCTGTTTTTACACGTTACAAAATAAAGCCTGAGGTTAACTGTACAATAATAGGCTGCTTTGAGGGCAAGTTGGACAATAAGGGTATGAATGAGGTATGTAAAAATGTGTTTAGTACAGTAGAAGCAAGAAAGGTAGGGGGATTTGCCGAGAAGAATTTAATCAATGTATCTGCTTATTCTCCTGCTATCGGCAGTTTTATTGAAGTTAATGGTAACAGGACCAATATCCATATAAATTTTAGGTATAGCTCATATGAAAAAAAGACTTTTGTATGGATTGGTATTCCTGTTATTATTAAGTAA
- the murA gene encoding UDP-N-acetylglucosamine 1-carboxyvinyltransferase, giving the protein MAKFMIHEATELKGKIKISGAKNSALPIIAASLLTEKQSVIKEVPSLNDVKTMCNLLKFLGAEIEISGKNNVLTVSPGNNINGIAPYELVNKMRASFLITGPLLARIGYAKIPLPGGCAIGLRPVDLHLKGFTAMGAEINQGHGYIEAKTNGRLKGAKIYLDFPSVGATENILMAAVLAEGQTIIENAAIEPEIVDLATYLISMGADIKGAGTDTIKINGVKSLNGVKHSVIPDRIEAGTFMAAVAMTGGDVVLENVVADHLKPISAKLREVGIEISEELSVIRVKSEGKLKAVDIKTHPYPGFPTDMQAQMTSLMTKADGTSMIVETIFENRFMHIPELKRMGANIRIEGRSAVIEGKNKLTGTQVKATDLRAGAALIIAGLAAEGVTEIHDIEHIDRGYVKIDEKLRGLGVNITRVE; this is encoded by the coding sequence ATGGCAAAATTTATGATACATGAAGCGACTGAGTTAAAAGGAAAAATTAAAATAAGCGGTGCAAAAAACTCTGCTCTTCCGATAATTGCAGCATCTCTCCTTACCGAAAAGCAGAGTGTTATCAAGGAAGTACCATCCTTGAATGATGTAAAGACCATGTGTAACCTTTTGAAGTTTTTAGGGGCGGAGATAGAGATATCCGGAAAAAATAATGTGCTAACTGTGTCGCCCGGTAATAATATTAATGGAATAGCACCCTATGAACTGGTAAATAAAATGAGAGCCTCATTTTTAATAACAGGTCCTCTTCTGGCAAGAATTGGTTATGCAAAGATACCTCTTCCCGGCGGATGTGCCATAGGTTTAAGACCTGTTGACCTTCACCTGAAAGGGTTTACTGCTATGGGAGCGGAAATTAACCAGGGCCATGGATACATTGAAGCTAAAACTAATGGAAGACTTAAAGGTGCAAAAATATACCTTGACTTTCCGAGTGTTGGGGCCACTGAAAACATTTTAATGGCAGCAGTGCTGGCAGAAGGACAGACTATTATAGAAAATGCGGCTATTGAGCCTGAAATAGTTGATTTAGCTACATATTTGATATCAATGGGTGCCGACATAAAAGGAGCGGGGACGGATACCATAAAAATAAACGGGGTAAAAAGTTTAAATGGGGTTAAACATTCAGTAATACCTGATAGAATTGAAGCAGGGACATTTATGGCTGCTGTGGCAATGACAGGAGGTGATGTGGTATTGGAAAATGTTGTTGCAGACCATTTAAAACCTATCAGTGCCAAACTGAGGGAAGTAGGAATAGAAATTTCTGAAGAATTATCAGTTATAAGGGTAAAATCAGAAGGAAAACTAAAGGCAGTAGATATAAAGACACATCCTTATCCCGGTTTTCCAACCGATATGCAGGCACAAATGACTTCCCTTATGACAAAAGCGGACGGCACAAGCATGATTGTTGAAACCATATTCGAGAATAGATTTATGCATATTCCCGAACTAAAAAGAATGGGAGCTAATATAAGGATTGAAGGAAGGAGTGCAGTAATAGAAGGTAAAAACAAATTAACGGGTACACAAGTGAAAGCTACCGATCTAAGGGCAGGAGCAGCTTTGATAATTGCCGGGCTTGCAGCAGAAGGGGTGACTGAAATTCATGATATTGAGCATATAGATAGGGGTTATGTGAAAATTGACGAAAAACTAAGAGGGCTTGGCGTAAATATTACGCGGGTTGAGTAA
- the spoIID gene encoding stage II sporulation protein D, translating into MKKIGYFLILIIAVIIILPMLIVKSYSFNTTGKKTSKTGNENREGKQGESQIGAGDQREEEKDKIKIKVYIESEDKVKEMELEEYVIGVVAAEMPAEFAFEALKAQAVAARTYAYGRLKGIYTSKDDMHRGADICTDFTHCQAWISKEEAIRKWDVDYANTYWDKIKKAVEETKGIIILYKGVIANPVFHSNSGGKTENAEEVWDVAPVDYLKSVISEGEDASPVFKTVTKISSTEFYDTLKENYPDIKLNKNNILGDIKILEYTEGERVKRIKVGNIEMKGTDFRKIFSLRSANFELNKDENDMIEIITYGNGHGVGMSQWGANNLAKNGKNWEEIIKYYYIGVELDTIDNVENILAGS; encoded by the coding sequence ATGAAAAAAATTGGTTACTTTTTAATTTTGATAATAGCAGTTATCATAATTCTTCCGATGCTTATTGTGAAAAGCTATAGTTTCAACACTACAGGGAAAAAGACAAGCAAAACAGGTAATGAAAATAGGGAGGGAAAACAAGGAGAAAGCCAGATAGGAGCAGGAGACCAAAGAGAAGAAGAAAAGGATAAAATTAAAATAAAGGTATACATAGAATCGGAAGATAAAGTAAAAGAAATGGAGCTGGAAGAGTATGTGATAGGCGTTGTGGCTGCAGAAATGCCTGCGGAATTTGCTTTTGAGGCGTTGAAAGCGCAGGCGGTTGCTGCAAGGACTTATGCTTACGGCAGATTAAAAGGGATTTACACAAGTAAAGACGATATGCATAGGGGTGCGGATATATGTACGGATTTTACCCATTGTCAGGCCTGGATTAGTAAAGAGGAAGCAATAAGAAAGTGGGATGTTGATTATGCAAATACTTACTGGGATAAAATTAAAAAGGCAGTGGAAGAGACGAAAGGAATAATAATATTATATAAGGGTGTTATAGCCAATCCTGTTTTTCATTCCAACAGTGGCGGAAAGACTGAGAATGCTGAAGAAGTATGGGATGTAGCACCTGTTGATTATTTAAAAAGTGTAATAAGTGAAGGAGAAGATGCTAGTCCTGTCTTTAAAACTGTTACAAAAATATCGTCAACAGAATTTTACGACACGTTAAAAGAAAATTATCCTGACATAAAGCTAAATAAAAATAATATTTTGGGAGACATAAAAATACTTGAATATACAGAAGGGGAAAGGGTAAAAAGGATTAAAGTAGGAAATATTGAAATGAAAGGGACAGACTTTAGGAAAATATTTTCTTTACGTTCTGCAAATTTTGAATTAAATAAAGACGAAAATGATATGATTGAAATAATAACTTATGGTAATGGGCATGGAGTTGGGATGAGCCAGTGGGGAGCCAATAATTTAGCAAAAAACGGCAAAAACTGGGAGGAAATCATTAAGTATTACTATATTGGAGTTGAATTAGATACAATAGATAATGTTGAAAATATTTTGGCAGGGTCATAA
- a CDS encoding M23 family metallopeptidase, which produces MKNIFSNKKRPNKGILEFLNRKGFYLVLILGIFVVGVTAILLTKPNLKFFNFITNTEDNFIPEDFEDYLDYLPDVGEEEDINENGGVNEANIGKEANVGVNTAEYGQKLAIVDNTLSEKPKSDVKDVDVKDVKDVNDVTDVKPKEEESSIFLAKNDENNENNKVAEVEKPDFIMPVYGNIIYDFAVDKLVYSKTLEDWRTHKGIDIAAARGTAVKASAGGIVCEIKNDPRLGNTIVIDHDNGFKTVYSNLASLDMVLPNQIVAQGESIGSVGDTAIFEIALEPHLHFEVLKQDVAVDPKLYLPGY; this is translated from the coding sequence ATGAAAAATATATTTTCTAATAAAAAACGACCAAATAAAGGCATTTTGGAGTTTCTAAATAGAAAGGGGTTTTACCTTGTCCTAATATTGGGCATATTTGTAGTTGGTGTTACAGCAATACTGCTTACAAAACCAAATTTAAAATTCTTTAATTTTATAACAAACACTGAAGATAATTTCATCCCCGAAGATTTTGAAGATTATTTGGATTATTTACCGGACGTTGGCGAAGAAGAGGATATTAATGAGAATGGAGGCGTTAACGAGGCAAATATAGGCAAAGAAGCAAATGTAGGTGTAAATACAGCTGAATATGGACAAAAACTTGCAATAGTAGATAATACTTTATCTGAGAAACCTAAATCGGATGTAAAAGATGTAGATGTAAAAGATGTAAAGGATGTAAATGATGTAACTGATGTAAAACCTAAAGAAGAGGAAAGTAGTATATTCCTGGCAAAAAATGATGAGAACAATGAGAATAATAAGGTTGCTGAAGTGGAAAAGCCGGATTTTATTATGCCTGTTTATGGAAACATAATTTACGACTTTGCTGTAGACAAACTTGTTTATTCTAAAACTCTGGAAGACTGGAGGACACATAAGGGAATTGATATTGCTGCAGCAAGGGGGACGGCGGTGAAGGCTTCCGCGGGTGGAATTGTATGTGAAATCAAAAATGATCCAAGATTGGGAAATACAATAGTTATTGACCATGATAACGGCTTTAAAACTGTGTATAGTAATCTGGCGTCCCTGGATATGGTCTTGCCCAATCAAATAGTGGCTCAAGGGGAAAGCATAGGTTCCGTAGGAGATACTGCAATCTTTGAAATTGCATTGGAACCCCATTTGCATTTTGAAGTTTTAAAACAAGATGTAGCGGTTGACCCCAAGCTCTATCTGCCCGGATACTAA